The Mesorhizobium sp. NBSH29 genome has a segment encoding these proteins:
- a CDS encoding hybrid sensor histidine kinase/response regulator — MQGWIVVIIAIAYVTLLFGIASFGDRWANSRGPGKPRPYIYSLSLAIYCTSWTFFGSVGLASERGIEFIAIYIGPVLVFVFGFPLLRRIVRLAKAEKITSIADFLGARYGKSFGVGLIATLIAIVGAVPYIALQLKAISGSVSLMVEHYNGAPPSFDPFVSDISLIVAMLLALFAVLFGTRHADATEHQDGLILAVAVESVVKLAAFMMVGLLVTFFMFGNPAELVGMLAASDRVDAALAHRTSLGTWLVMTGLSGFAIIMLPRQFYVMIVENRNESELRKATWVFPLYLVLINLFVLPIALAGAAIVGDRTSADLYVLSLPLFAGHDFLAMTAFIGGLSAATAMVIVASVALSIMISNDLVIPLFVRRLLANQGRETEDWSTLILNIRRAAIFIILFVAFLYYRESTNNARLASIGLMSFAAIAQLAPAFLGGLIWRGANARGAILGMGAGIAVWAYTLLLPSLAAPNTDILVHGLFGLGALRPQALFGTIAEPLNHGVMWSLSINAVFFALGSLSRASVPLERIQAAIFVPPDTSPMPSLRRFRTAVTINDLKDTLSRYLGVERTERSFQSFQEQEGDVLGGSMPASMAVIRFSEQLLASAVGSSSARLILSLLFKRHDSASKDAFRLLDDATEALQHNRDLLQIALDQMEQGITVFDRDFRLTCWNRQYRVLFDLPDSMGQIGVSLDRILRHLTDREEIAPESRVATINRFAQFGSPWQMELKASGRILELRTNPMPDGGIVATYADITQRVEADLALKRANETLEQRVERRTAELMQVNEELAQAQMLAEEANLGKTRFLAAAGHDILQPLNAARLYCSSLIERAGKAGVTDAATSIESSLESVETILGAVLDISRLDAGAMKPEETAFRLDELLRQICTDFLPLAAAKNLELVIVPSSLTVHTDRNLFRRLVQNLVSNAIKYTRTGKVLIGVRRRGALAELQVFDTGIGIADDEVSTVFREFIRLDDGVREAQGLGLGLSIVDRIARVLRLEIQIQSRRHNGTRFSVMVPVAEAMEMAQPKPRRGTVPLTAALDGVSVLCIDNDLRILDGMRLLLEGWGCTVYTALGSKEPGILAGVRYDIILADYHLNGENGLDVVAAIRKATGTDVPAVLLTADRSSEVRAAADAIDVPVINKPIKPAALRAAVTRLLRSIAVAAE, encoded by the coding sequence GTGCAAGGCTGGATCGTCGTCATCATTGCGATAGCCTATGTGACGCTTCTATTTGGCATTGCGAGCTTCGGCGACCGCTGGGCCAACAGCCGCGGCCCGGGCAAGCCGCGACCCTATATTTATTCGCTCAGCCTGGCGATCTATTGCACGTCATGGACGTTCTTCGGTTCGGTCGGGTTGGCTTCTGAGCGCGGGATCGAGTTCATCGCGATTTATATCGGGCCGGTACTGGTCTTCGTGTTTGGCTTTCCGCTCCTGCGCCGCATCGTCAGGCTGGCCAAGGCCGAGAAAATCACTTCGATCGCTGACTTTCTGGGTGCTCGCTATGGCAAAAGTTTTGGTGTTGGCCTGATTGCCACGCTGATCGCAATTGTCGGGGCCGTGCCTTATATCGCGCTGCAGCTGAAGGCGATTTCGGGTTCAGTCAGCCTGATGGTGGAACACTATAACGGCGCGCCGCCTTCGTTCGATCCGTTCGTCAGCGATATATCGCTGATCGTGGCGATGCTGCTGGCGCTGTTTGCGGTTCTGTTTGGTACCCGACACGCCGACGCGACGGAGCATCAGGACGGGTTGATCCTCGCCGTTGCAGTAGAGTCAGTCGTCAAGCTTGCTGCCTTTATGATGGTCGGCCTGCTGGTAACCTTTTTCATGTTTGGCAACCCGGCAGAGCTTGTCGGCATGCTGGCCGCCAGCGACAGGGTGGACGCGGCGCTTGCACACCGCACCTCGCTTGGGACCTGGCTGGTGATGACAGGGCTTTCTGGCTTCGCCATCATTATGCTGCCGCGCCAGTTTTACGTGATGATTGTAGAGAACCGGAACGAGAGTGAACTTCGCAAGGCGACCTGGGTGTTTCCGCTCTATCTGGTGCTAATCAACCTCTTCGTGTTGCCGATAGCGCTTGCCGGCGCTGCCATAGTCGGTGACCGGACAAGTGCCGACCTCTATGTCCTTTCGCTGCCTCTGTTTGCCGGGCATGATTTTTTGGCGATGACTGCCTTTATTGGCGGTCTGTCGGCTGCCACCGCCATGGTTATCGTGGCCAGCGTCGCGCTGTCGATCATGATCTCCAACGATCTGGTGATCCCGCTTTTCGTTCGCCGGCTGCTGGCAAACCAGGGACGTGAAACAGAAGACTGGTCAACGCTGATCCTCAACATCCGGCGCGCCGCCATCTTTATTATTTTGTTCGTGGCCTTCCTCTACTACCGCGAGAGCACCAACAATGCGCGGCTGGCTTCCATCGGACTGATGTCGTTTGCGGCCATTGCGCAGCTTGCGCCGGCGTTTCTGGGGGGGCTTATCTGGCGCGGTGCCAATGCGCGCGGCGCTATCCTTGGCATGGGTGCCGGCATCGCTGTTTGGGCTTATACGCTGTTGCTCCCCTCACTGGCTGCGCCGAATACCGATATTCTGGTGCATGGATTGTTCGGGCTGGGTGCGCTGCGACCACAGGCGCTGTTTGGCACCATCGCTGAGCCGTTGAACCACGGCGTGATGTGGAGCCTCTCCATCAACGCCGTGTTTTTCGCCCTGGGCTCGCTGTCGCGGGCTTCGGTGCCACTGGAGCGAATCCAAGCAGCGATTTTCGTGCCGCCTGACACCAGCCCGATGCCGAGCCTGAGGCGGTTTCGGACGGCAGTCACCATCAACGACCTGAAGGACACGCTGTCACGCTATCTGGGCGTGGAACGTACCGAGCGTTCGTTCCAGAGTTTTCAGGAGCAAGAGGGCGACGTGCTAGGCGGTTCGATGCCGGCCAGCATGGCAGTGATCCGCTTTTCGGAGCAGTTGCTGGCCAGCGCTGTCGGCTCGTCGTCGGCGCGGCTTATTCTGTCGCTGTTGTTCAAGCGCCATGACAGTGCATCAAAGGATGCGTTTCGCTTGCTCGACGATGCCACTGAGGCGCTGCAGCATAATCGCGACCTGTTGCAGATCGCGCTCGACCAGATGGAGCAAGGCATCACCGTGTTTGACCGCGACTTCCGGCTTACCTGCTGGAACCGGCAATACCGGGTGCTGTTTGACCTGCCCGACAGCATGGGCCAGATCGGCGTCTCGCTGGATCGGATATTGCGGCATTTGACTGACCGCGAAGAGATTGCGCCTGAAAGCCGAGTGGCGACGATCAATCGATTTGCGCAGTTCGGCAGCCCTTGGCAGATGGAGCTGAAAGCCAGCGGCAGAATTCTGGAATTGCGCACCAACCCGATGCCCGATGGCGGGATTGTTGCTACCTATGCCGATATCACCCAGCGCGTGGAAGCTGACCTGGCGCTCAAGCGCGCCAATGAAACGCTGGAGCAACGGGTAGAACGTCGAACAGCCGAGCTGATGCAAGTCAACGAAGAACTGGCGCAGGCGCAAATGCTTGCCGAAGAGGCCAATCTTGGGAAGACGCGCTTCCTTGCCGCTGCCGGGCACGACATTTTGCAGCCACTCAATGCCGCGCGGCTCTACTGCTCGTCCCTGATTGAGCGCGCGGGAAAGGCTGGCGTGACCGATGCTGCGACCAGCATCGAGTCCTCGCTGGAATCAGTCGAGACGATACTCGGTGCAGTGCTCGATATCTCGCGGCTTGATGCGGGGGCCATGAAGCCGGAGGAGACTGCCTTCCGGCTGGATGAATTGCTGCGCCAGATCTGCACCGACTTTCTGCCGCTCGCGGCGGCCAAAAATTTGGAGCTGGTGATCGTTCCGTCATCGTTGACCGTTCATACCGACCGCAATTTGTTTCGCCGGCTGGTACAGAACCTGGTTTCGAACGCGATCAAATATACCCGCACGGGAAAGGTTCTGATCGGGGTGCGGCGGCGCGGGGCGCTGGCGGAATTGCAGGTTTTCGACACCGGCATCGGTATTGCTGACGATGAGGTCAGCACCGTGTTTCGTGAATTCATTCGGCTCGATGACGGCGTGAGAGAAGCGCAGGGATTGGGGTTGGGACTGTCGATCGTAGACCGTATAGCGCGCGTACTCAGGCTGGAAATCCAGATCCAGTCGCGCCGCCACAATGGCACGCGTTTCTCGGTGATGGTACCAGTTGCGGAAGCGATGGAGATGGCGCAGCCAAAGCCCCGTCGCGGCACCGTACCGTTGACTGCGGCCCTCGACGGCGTGTCCGTGCTGTGCATCGACAATGACCTGCGCATCCTCGACGGGATGCGTCTCCTGCTGGAGGGGTGGGGATGCACGGTGTACACCGCTCTCGGCTCGAAGGAGCCCGGCATCCTGGCTGGAGTTCGGTACGATATTATCCTCGCGGACTACCACCTGAACGGCGAGAACGGTCTCGATGTTGTTGCAGCGATCCGCAAGGCGACCGGAACAGACGTCCCGGCGGTTTTGTTGACCGCCGACCGCTCAAGCGAGGTCCGTGCTGCCGCCGATGCCATCGATGTTCCGGTGATTAACAAGCCGATCAAACCGGCGGCGTTGCGCGCTGCCGTGACCCGCCTTCTGCGCAGCATCGCTGTTGCTGCTGAATAG
- a CDS encoding DUF952 domain-containing protein yields the protein MISTIYKIATQSQWQEAEAVGRFTGAPIDIADGYIHFSTAAQAAETAHKHFFGQQDLLLVAVDVARLGDMLKFEVSRGGALFPHLYEPLELSAVLWVKPLPVRSDGQHEFPPLEDA from the coding sequence ATGATCAGCACCATCTACAAGATTGCCACGCAATCCCAGTGGCAGGAAGCCGAGGCTGTTGGCCGTTTCACCGGTGCACCGATCGATATCGCTGACGGCTACATCCATTTCTCAACTGCGGCGCAGGCGGCCGAAACGGCACACAAGCATTTTTTCGGGCAGCAAGACCTGCTGCTGGTGGCTGTTGATGTCGCGCGCCTGGGAGATATGCTGAAGTTCGAAGTGTCGCGTGGGGGGGCATTGTTTCCGCATCTATATGAACCGCTGGAGCTGTCAGCCGTTCTGTGGGTGAAGCCGCTGCCAGTTCGCTCGGACGGCCAGCATGAATTTCCGCCACTGGAGGACGCATGA
- a CDS encoding quinone-dependent dihydroorotate dehydrogenase, translated as MNLLEKIGQRALFRLDPETAHGLSIAALKSRLPVCGQAPASDRLKVKLCGLAFPNPLGMAAGYDKNGEVPDALLRLGFGFSEVGTVTPLAQAGNAKPRIFRLRGDEAVINRLGFNNEGHERLFQRMKAREGYPGIVGINIGANKDSTDRFADYELGVRRFAALAGYLTVNISSPNTPGLRSMQVRESLAELLTRVMAARGALSGRAKTVPVFLKVAPDLNDAELADIAAEVADKRIEGVIVSNTTLSRSGLTDRVHHGETGGLSGKPLFVRSTAVLARMRKLLGDKTVLVGVGGVDTAETALEKIRAGADLVQLYTGMIYAGPSLPGKIVAGMLSYAEAEGLKHVRDIRDSRVEHWAGQPI; from the coding sequence ATGAACCTGCTTGAGAAGATCGGGCAACGGGCGCTTTTCCGTCTAGACCCGGAGACTGCGCACGGGCTTTCAATTGCTGCGCTGAAGTCGCGCTTGCCTGTCTGCGGGCAGGCTCCTGCAAGCGACCGACTGAAAGTCAAGCTTTGCGGACTTGCCTTCCCCAACCCGCTCGGCATGGCTGCTGGATACGACAAGAACGGTGAAGTGCCGGATGCACTGTTGCGGCTGGGGTTCGGCTTTTCAGAAGTAGGCACGGTCACGCCGCTGGCGCAGGCGGGCAACGCGAAGCCGCGCATCTTCCGGTTGCGCGGGGACGAGGCGGTGATCAATCGGCTCGGCTTCAACAATGAAGGGCACGAGCGTCTGTTCCAACGGATGAAGGCACGGGAAGGCTATCCGGGTATCGTCGGCATCAACATCGGCGCCAACAAGGACAGCACCGACCGTTTCGCCGATTATGAGCTAGGTGTGCGTCGCTTTGCGGCCCTTGCCGGCTATCTGACCGTCAACATTTCTTCGCCCAACACGCCGGGCCTGCGCTCGATGCAGGTGCGCGAGAGCCTGGCCGAATTGCTGACGCGGGTGATGGCGGCACGCGGCGCGCTGTCCGGTCGTGCCAAAACGGTGCCGGTATTCTTGAAGGTCGCCCCGGACCTCAACGATGCGGAGCTTGCCGACATCGCTGCCGAAGTTGCCGACAAACGCATCGAAGGTGTCATCGTCTCCAACACCACGCTTTCGCGCAGCGGGTTGACCGACCGGGTGCACCATGGCGAGACCGGCGGCCTGTCGGGCAAGCCGCTTTTTGTACGCTCCACTGCTGTTTTAGCGCGAATGCGCAAACTGCTTGGCGACAAGACGGTGCTTGTCGGCGTTGGAGGGGTCGATACGGCAGAAACCGCTCTCGAAAAAATCCGTGCCGGGGCCGATCTCGTGCAGCTTTATACCGGAATGATCTATGCCGGGCCCTCGCTACCAGGCAAGATCGTCGCCGGGATGCTTAGCTATGCGGAGGCCGAGGGGTTGAAGCATGTGCGCGACATCCGCGACAGCCGGGTCGAGCATTGGGCCGGCCAGCCAATCTAA
- a CDS encoding response regulator transcription factor has protein sequence MSYRFLIADDHPLFRGALKQALFGISQTGDILEAGDFDHAKALIAAHDDLDLVLLDLSMPGTSGLSGLVSLRGIHPATPIIVVSGHDDAETIRRALELGASGFISKSASMDDIRRGVETVLAGGIAVPSGVDLDVEYDAEISSLIKKLQSLTPQQTRVLSMLAEGLLNKQIAYELDVSEATVKAHVSAVLQKLSVDSRTQAVILLSKIGIEPQPAAG, from the coding sequence TTGAGCTACAGGTTCCTGATTGCGGATGACCATCCGCTGTTTCGCGGCGCGCTGAAACAGGCGCTCTTTGGCATTTCTCAAACGGGTGACATTCTTGAAGCCGGCGACTTCGACCACGCAAAGGCGTTGATCGCTGCGCACGACGACCTTGATCTCGTGCTTCTCGACCTCTCGATGCCTGGCACCAGCGGTTTGTCCGGGCTGGTATCCCTGCGTGGCATCCATCCCGCCACGCCCATTATCGTGGTTTCCGGCCATGATGATGCGGAAACTATCCGCCGGGCTCTGGAGCTTGGCGCATCGGGCTTTATCTCTAAGTCAGCCAGTATGGACGACATCAGGCGCGGAGTAGAAACTGTGCTGGCAGGCGGTATCGCGGTGCCGTCAGGGGTGGATCTCGACGTCGAATACGATGCCGAAATTTCCAGCCTGATCAAAAAGCTGCAATCGCTGACGCCTCAGCAAACCCGCGTTTTGTCTATGCTGGCGGAGGGTCTGCTGAACAAGCAGATTGCTTATGAGCTTGATGTCTCGGAAGCCACCGTCAAGGCGCACGTCTCGGCGGTGCTACAAAAGCTCAGCGTCGATAGCCGAACGCAGGCAGTGATTTTACTTTCGAAGATTGGCATCGAACCGCAACCTGCAGCAGGCTAG
- a CDS encoding ArsR/SmtB family transcription factor produces MKLEKAAKRMEALGNPTRLSLYRMLVRAGDAGRPVGALQEDLGIAASTLSHHLHRLIEVGLVTQERQATTLICRAHYAVMNELIGFLADECCADSGCETVPAESVA; encoded by the coding sequence ATGAAACTCGAAAAAGCAGCAAAACGCATGGAAGCGTTGGGCAACCCGACGCGGCTCAGTCTTTACCGCATGCTGGTGCGTGCAGGTGATGCCGGCCGGCCGGTGGGTGCCCTGCAGGAAGATCTCGGCATCGCAGCCTCGACGCTCTCGCATCATCTCCACCGGCTGATAGAAGTTGGCCTGGTCACTCAGGAGCGTCAGGCAACGACCCTGATCTGCCGGGCTCATTACGCGGTGATGAACGAACTGATCGGCTTTCTGGCCGATGAATGCTGCGCTGATTCCGGTTGTGAGACAGTGCCGGCGGAGTCCGTGGCGTGA
- a CDS encoding FAD-dependent oxidoreductase — translation MRDTLNENHPVAIIGGGPVGLAAAAHLIKRGIPVKLYEAGDGAGASLRDWGHVRVFTPWRYCVDSTARQLLEATGWQMPDPEKFPTADELVAQYLASLAALPALASAIETGARVAAVSRWGADKVVTKGRAEKPFMLVVETAKGTRRDSARAVIDASGTWRTPNPLGASGLPAEGELALGERIAYGIPDVLVRDRALYAGRTTLVAGAGHSAANALLDLVALGKTEPDTHVIWLTRSTNLDRVFGGGGADALPARGELGSEIRDLVEGGKAKLVSGFAVTEIVKQDGRLMISGQTAQGMQTVGPVDRIIAATGQRPDLSLTRELRLDLDPLLESVKALGPLIDPNEHSCGDVPPHGHRELSHPEPGFYTVGIKSYGRAPTFLLLTGYEQVRSIAAALAGDMVAADNVQLELPQTGVCTVPPSLASSISGGCCGGPAPAEIEACCVADADAKAVGKSGCGCSVAA, via the coding sequence ATGCGTGATACACTGAACGAAAACCATCCCGTTGCAATCATCGGCGGCGGACCAGTGGGCCTGGCGGCTGCTGCGCATCTGATAAAGCGTGGCATCCCGGTCAAACTCTATGAGGCAGGAGATGGTGCCGGCGCGAGCCTGCGTGACTGGGGTCATGTGCGCGTTTTCACGCCGTGGCGCTATTGCGTCGACAGCACGGCGCGGCAGTTGCTCGAAGCCACCGGCTGGCAGATGCCCGACCCTGAGAAGTTTCCCACAGCTGATGAACTGGTCGCCCAATATCTCGCGTCGCTCGCCGCGCTTCCCGCTCTAGCCTCCGCGATTGAAACCGGTGCACGCGTTGCTGCCGTTTCGCGTTGGGGCGCAGACAAGGTTGTCACAAAAGGCCGAGCCGAAAAGCCTTTCATGCTGGTGGTTGAGACAGCCAAGGGAACCCGCAGAGACAGCGCCCGCGCAGTCATCGATGCCTCAGGCACCTGGCGCACGCCCAATCCACTTGGTGCCAGCGGACTTCCCGCTGAGGGTGAGCTCGCCCTGGGCGAGCGGATAGCCTATGGCATCCCCGATGTTCTGGTCCGAGATCGAGCGCTGTATGCCGGGCGCACGACACTGGTTGCAGGGGCTGGCCATTCAGCTGCCAATGCTTTGCTTGATCTTGTAGCGCTTGGAAAAACCGAGCCCGATACGCATGTTATCTGGCTGACTCGCAGCACCAATCTGGATCGCGTCTTTGGCGGTGGTGGCGCAGATGCGCTGCCCGCGCGTGGCGAACTTGGTTCCGAAATCAGAGATCTGGTCGAAGGCGGCAAGGCAAAACTTGTTTCCGGCTTTGCGGTAACAGAAATCGTCAAACAGGACGGTCGCTTAATGATCTCGGGGCAGACGGCGCAGGGGATGCAGACCGTAGGCCCTGTCGACCGCATTATTGCCGCTACCGGCCAGCGCCCAGATCTTTCATTGACGCGCGAATTACGCCTCGACCTTGATCCTCTGCTGGAAAGTGTCAAGGCGCTCGGTCCCCTGATCGATCCCAACGAACATTCCTGTGGAGACGTGCCGCCACACGGCCACCGCGAACTTAGCCATCCCGAGCCAGGTTTTTACACTGTAGGGATCAAGAGCTATGGCCGGGCACCAACCTTCCTGCTTTTGACCGGCTACGAACAGGTGCGTTCGATCGCCGCTGCTCTGGCCGGGGATATGGTTGCCGCTGACAATGTGCAACTGGAACTGCCGCAGACCGGCGTGTGCACTGTTCCGCCCTCGCTGGCGAGCAGCATATCAGGCGGCTGTTGCGGAGGTCCGGCTCCGGCTGAAATCGAAGCATGCTGCGTTGCGGATGCCGACGCCAAGGCAGTAGGCAAAAGCGGCTGCGGTTGCAGCGTTGCTGCATAG
- a CDS encoding MATE family efflux transporter — MDQVRPSRPFEVNNRVVLAIAVPMTLAYITTPLLGVVDTGVVGQFGDAALLGGLAAGAIIFDVVFTSFNFLRSGTTGLVSQAYGEENPLEERAVFLRAAAIALISGAVLALLAPLVAMIGVWIMDAGPKVTEAMDIYIRIRLLSAPASLLNYAILGYFLGRGEAGTGLLLQMILNGANIALSIWFGLHLGWAVEGVAWGTVCGEIFAAVIGAAMIWRRFRPMPRFTVHEVFSAAALKRMLLLNGDILIRSFILVAAFTLFTRQGAQLGTLTLAANAVLMHFFLIAGYFLDGFATAAEQLAGRAVGARYRPAFDRGVRLSSIWGFAISAFACVALLTFGGGLIAVITTAQDVQAEAARYLPWAAFTALTGVLAFQMDGIFIGATWSRDMRNMMVLSFVAFLAALIWLGGAFGNHGLWAALHVFLIVRGISLLAMVPRRARETFGERLR, encoded by the coding sequence TTGGATCAGGTCAGGCCGTCGCGCCCGTTTGAAGTGAACAACCGTGTGGTGTTGGCCATCGCGGTACCGATGACGCTTGCCTACATCACGACCCCGCTGCTTGGTGTGGTGGACACCGGCGTCGTCGGCCAGTTCGGCGACGCGGCTCTGTTGGGCGGTTTGGCCGCTGGCGCCATCATTTTTGATGTCGTTTTCACCTCTTTCAACTTCCTTCGTTCCGGCACCACCGGGCTTGTCTCGCAGGCTTACGGTGAGGAGAACCCGCTCGAAGAACGCGCAGTCTTCCTGCGCGCGGCAGCGATTGCTCTGATTTCCGGCGCTGTGCTGGCGCTGCTGGCGCCTCTGGTCGCGATGATTGGCGTCTGGATCATGGACGCCGGACCGAAAGTCACCGAGGCGATGGACATTTATATCCGCATCCGCCTGCTGTCGGCACCAGCCTCGCTCCTCAACTACGCGATCCTAGGTTATTTCCTGGGCCGCGGCGAGGCTGGCACTGGACTGTTGCTGCAGATGATCCTCAACGGCGCCAACATCGCCCTGTCGATATGGTTTGGCCTTCATCTCGGCTGGGCCGTGGAGGGGGTCGCGTGGGGAACGGTTTGCGGCGAGATTTTCGCCGCTGTGATTGGCGCCGCAATGATCTGGCGGCGCTTTCGGCCCATGCCACGGTTCACAGTCCACGAAGTCTTCAGCGCCGCAGCTTTGAAGCGAATGCTTCTCCTCAACGGGGATATTTTGATCCGTTCTTTTATCCTTGTCGCGGCGTTCACCCTGTTTACCCGCCAGGGCGCGCAACTTGGCACGCTGACATTGGCCGCTAACGCTGTGCTGATGCACTTTTTCCTGATTGCGGGCTATTTCCTCGACGGGTTTGCCACCGCAGCCGAGCAGTTGGCCGGTCGCGCAGTCGGCGCGCGTTACCGCCCGGCTTTCGACCGCGGCGTGCGGTTGAGCTCGATATGGGGATTTGCGATATCAGCCTTCGCCTGTGTGGCTCTGCTCACCTTCGGCGGAGGTTTGATCGCCGTCATAACCACCGCGCAGGACGTCCAGGCCGAAGCAGCGCGCTATTTGCCATGGGCCGCGTTCACGGCTCTCACCGGCGTGTTGGCCTTCCAGATGGACGGCATTTTCATCGGTGCTACCTGGTCACGCGATATGCGCAACATGATGGTATTGTCCTTCGTCGCCTTCCTCGCGGCTCTCATTTGGCTTGGCGGAGCCTTTGGAAATCACGGCCTGTGGGCAGCACTTCATGTGTTTCTTATCGTGCGCGGCATCAGCCTGCTGGCAATGGTGCCACGTCGCGCGCGCGAAACGTTTGGCGAACGTCTGCGCTGA